The following coding sequences lie in one Lolium perenne isolate Kyuss_39 chromosome 2, Kyuss_2.0, whole genome shotgun sequence genomic window:
- the LOC127330672 gene encoding germin-like protein 4-1 gives MAASRAFTSLLAVTVLVLVSSTMPRVMASDPGPLQDFCVADLMNPVFVNGFVCKNPKLVTANDFFRPGLNVPGKLNAQGSAVTAVSVLQLPGLNTLGISMVRIDFGPNGQNPPHTHPRATEILTVIKGQLLVGFVTSNQPDGKNLLFTKQLVEGDVFVFPEGLIHFQLNNGPNPAVAIAALSSQNPGVITIANAVFGSTPPISDLILAKAFMTEKATVDWIQSQFAPAAAGGGGNMTGGGGGGYYPGMGKKP, from the exons ATGGCGGCTTCACGAGCTTTCACTTCACTGCTTGCCGTGACAGTGCTGGTCCTAGTTTCCTCCACAATGCCTCGTGTTATGGCCTCTGACCCGGGTCCTCTCCAGGACTTCTGCGTTGCTGATCTGATGAACCCTG TGTTTGTGAACGGGTTCGTGTGCAAGAACCCGAAGCTGGTGACGGCGAACGACTTCTTCCGTCCCGGCCTCAACGTCCCAGGGAAGCTAAACGCTCAGGGCTCCGCTGTGACGGCGGTGTCGGTGCTGCAACTTCCTGGCCTCAACACCTTGGGCATCTCGATGGTGCGCATTGACTTCGGCCCCAACGGGCAGAACCCGCCGCACACACACCCGCGTGCCACGGAGATCCTGACCGTGATCAAGGGCCAGCTCCTCGTCGGTTTCGTCACCTCCAACCAGCCCGACGGCAAGAACCTGCTCTTCACCAAGCAGCTGGTGGAGGGCGACGTGTTCGTCTTCCCCGAGGGGCTCATCCACTTCCAGCTCAACAACGGACCCAACCccgccgtcgccatcgccgcGCTCAGCAGCCAGAACCCCGGTGTGATCACCATCGCCAACGCCGTGTTCGGGTCCACGCCGCCTATTAGTGATCTGATCCTCGCCAAGGCGTTCATGACCGAGAAGGCGACGGTGGACTGGATCCAGTCCCAGTTCGCGCCGGccgctgccggcggcggcggcaatatgaccggtggtggtggcggcggctacTATCCCGGCATGGGCAAGAAGCCCTAA